The nucleotide window CATGGAGAGTTTTTCTAACAATTTTCTAACTTTTTCTGGCTTTTGATAATGATGGATATTCTTACATGCATGGAGGTTGATAACCATCCTTAGTTACATGGAGAGTTTAATTAGCTTATTAGCTTGCTTGTGAGGATGGCATGGGATCGTAAATCTACCATATATATGTTATTGCTGATACAATTATATTCAAATTACTAACAGTGGTTTTGTTTAGGATATTGGtgcaattaattatttggttaaCTATCATCGATGCTAAGGTCATATATGACTCATGACCATGGTTTTAGAAACTGATAAAAGTTTCAGAAGCATTTCATATATAATGAAAACAATACAACGTCTAATATGCAAGATGCTTCCCAGCTTTGCAGGTTAATATACAGAGAACAATTTATACATGAAGAAGAAACTGTATAGGCGCTTAATGTGTACTAGTCTACTAGACAAGACATCTTTGACAAATGACAAGATACTGGACAGCTCGTTTAACCATCTTAATCCCGAGGGATCGATTCATCAAAGATATTTACTTTGAGTGCAAATGACTGTACGTGGGTGCATATACATTTGTATAGGCATGCGATCGAATCATTTGACATTCTAAATTTTAGAATAATATGTCATATTGTCATGTGTGACCTTGTTGTTGCGGATGTCATATACATTAATCAAAGACATCATGATTGAAATGTTCTTGATGAGaccgatgttttttttttttttttctttttcccctctCATGAAGTTTTTTCATTGCCTCACAAGTGAGCTTACCTAGACTAAATTCAAGTTACATATTTATAGCGGAGCGACTTtcataaaatttataatttaaagTGATTGTTAAATTTTACTACTTCTTCGATGATTGccgtaaaaattaaaataataaaggaaAAGATCTTTATAACAGCGTACATATTGGTACATCAATAATATTTCTAGTAGTAAAGCTAAATTACGATAGTCGTCGACTAGCTCAAATTGATCTATTTAATCAATACATCAAGCGAGTCTAATACCAGATCGACCCAATCTACTTCTTTTATGGAGTATATAATAACTTTTATATTCAAGACTTCAAGAGTTCAAGACTTAGCTGATTGAATATGGTTTAGTGTAGtgattaaatttttaatttttcataaAAGCCTATATTCCATCAAGATATCTGTTATTCTTTCCCGGACAACCACCAACTGCCACGTCAATATTAAGTGGATAATCTGATTAATCTATATCCTTTCTATCCTAATTATTTTTCCATATTGCTCTGTTAAATGAACTTACCAAAATAGCCCCTCGTGTTGACCATAAGGGGTCAAGAAAATGTTGCCAATTTTTAAATTCACGTGAAAATGCAAGTGGATTACTgttggctctctctctctcgtttttgGGGTTTAGGCCGGGATAAATTAAGATtacgtatatatacatatatacaattttCAAGTGAGATGTAATTATTTGTGCTCATACGTATGAAGTTTTTGCGAAGGCAAGATGTAAACCCCAAGCTTAGTTTAAGTGGAAATTGATTCAATGTGATTGCTAAAGATGTTTTAACCTTGTTTGTAACACAATATTCAGATATTATCTTAAGTAGAGAAGTAGAtgctgatttatttatttatttacttatctttaaatgtgatttctttacttAGAATATATTTGTTTAACGCAACGTCGCAAGTGATATTTATTAAGATAGGGAGAATCTGCATGAGAAACTAAATAATTGATCTTTTTATCAAGTGTATTTTCAATTCATAACAATATTAACTTTTTTGTCAGAACATATGCTATTTTTATTCCAACCTTTAAAATATCTCCATCAAAAAAATGAGGACTAAATATGCAAAACTAATCGCAATGTCGGTATTCTTCTTGATGTTATAAGAAAGTTTGTACCACGATTCCTAGCGTTGGGCGTGAGTTGTGACTATAGGCTTACTTCTAATTCTATTTACCAATTACATACTTGATTGCTTAAATAGATTTTGGACATCCTCCCCTACCCTTCAATAAAATCAACAATAGTAGAGCTTATTACCCTCAACCACACGTAGAGATCAGTGTAATTATATGCAAAGTGGTAAGGGTATGattggaaaataaaaactcCCATCCCTCGAAGCCTCtaataaaaagtagagtaactaCCACAAAGAAATATCACTCTGTTTTCTCTCTgctttttcattttctcttgGTGTGTGTTTGACTCTCATTTGATCTACGAAAATGCTGGCCGTGTTCGACAAATCGGTGGCGAAGAGCCCGGAGGCTCTGCAAAGCCCTGAATCGGGATCAGTCTCTGCTCTCAAAGATGGGTTCTTGGCCCAACACTTCGGCTCCGTCCACCCTTCTTCAGTCACCGTCAATCTTGGCTCTTCCGGCCTCTTTGCCTATTCCAACGACAAGCAAAACCCTCTGCTCCCCAGGTAAAAACGACGCGTGCCCGTTAAAgaatagaaggaaaaaaatgatttacccatttctttgtttttgatcGTTTGTGTGGGTTTTGGTCGATCTGAGCTTTGTAGTTTGTGGGTTGTTTTTGTTGGCATCGTGTttggttttggtgtttgatTGTTTTATGATGGTAGAAAGTGATTTGGATTGTATCTTGTGTGGAGTATGTGTTTTGTCTTTTTGGGTAAGAAAGTTTAGAGCTTGGCGTTTTTTGACTGAGTTTTTGGTAGATGATGagtttgtgttgtttttgtaaGAAAATTATGGCTTGATTTTGAAGGCTGTAGAGGGCAGTAGTGGCTGATCTGTGTTTATATTTGATAATGTAGTCTTTTACCGTGgcgtttatttgtttttttttgttgatggtGTTGATACAAGACAAATGGGACATATGCTTGATGGTTTTACATACGAGACAAGGAACAGATTTGGGTCTCTAGTTATTAAAATAATGGGATGCCGGCTTGTTAATTTATAAGGAGAAGTTTTGAAATCGCAATTTATGTATGCAGCTTTTTGTTTCTGCTTTTCCTGTTGGCACTTAAGTTCAGATGTTTGATATATTTTTATCTGATGTTGTTAGGCTGTTTGCGGTTGTGGATGACATTTTCTGCCTGTTCCAAGGCCATATTGAGAATGTCGCTCTTCTCAAGCAACAATATGGATTGAACAAGACAGCCAATGAGGTGATCATTGTTATTGAAGCGTACCGAACTTTGAGAGATCGTGGTCCTTATCCTGCTGATCAGGTTGTGAGAGATATCCAAGGGAAGTTTGCTTTTATTCTCTACGACACTACTTCAAAGGTCTCGTTTGTAGCTGCTGTAAGTAAATTCTTTCTTACAAGGATGTATCATTAATGTTCACCTGTTCATTCGTATTTGTTTTCAaattccaagaatctctttctGAGTATTATACTGATCATTATCTTCTGTTGCTGAGCTTACTCTTTTGTCTTGTATAGGATGTTGATGGCAATGTTCCTTTCTTCTGGGGAACTGATTCTGAAGGCAATCTTGTTATTGCTGATGATGcagaagttgtgaagaagggcTGTGAGAAGTCATTTGCACCATTTCCTAAAGGTATAAGTTTTCAGTATAACACAATATATTAATACGTGATAGAAGAATTTGTGCATTATTTCCATAGTCATTTCTACCCTTTTAGTAATGGACAACTACAATGACATAAATGTATATGAGCTAACAGAGAGTAAGAAAGGTGGATATGTGGGTGCATTCAATTTTCCATGGTGTTGTGGAATTAAAAGAAATGTGCATTCAATTACCTCACATTATCTTGCTGATATCTCTCTCACACACTAGGATGATTTGGGTCTTGCATCCTGCTTCTGTTTCTTATATCATGAAATAGCTTCAGAATTTGGTTGCTGCAGTCACTGTGATTTTAAATTGATTCATTAGTATTTGAACTAGACTGCTAACATCTTTTTCTGGTGCCCGTCCTTACAGGATGTTTCTTCACATCCTCTGGAGGCCTGAGGAGTTTTGAGCACCCCCATAATGAGTTGAAGGCAGTGCCAAGGGTGGATAGTTCCGGTCAGGTGTGCGGTGCAACTTTCAAGGTTGATGCTGAGGCTAGGAAGGAGTCTAGTGGAATGCCCAGAGTTGGGAGTGCTGCTAATTGGTCTTCAGATTATTGAGTTCAAAACAAATTCCTCTGGCAAGGCTCTTGCTATTTAGTAGGCCTTGAAGTAGTTCTGATCGGACTTTTTCTGATGTATACTATGGCAGCTACCAAAGTTTATATTGTTCATGCAAGTGAGACGTGATTATTACATGTTTCTTTAAGTCTGAGCCAAAAGGCCATAATCATATGGCAAATAACTACAAATAATATTGCATACAGGAGGACTTGCTGATATTGAGTAAAGCTTTAATTGTGTTCGCCATGGAGTATAGCTTTTTGATGTGTTTTGAGTGATGACCTCTACTTTGAGACTGGAGCCATTTTATCAGTTGATTGGTAATATATTATAGTTCTTACTTcaaaacaaaactaacaaaATTTCGTTGCGAAGGAGAATTCTTGCTTAGCACTTGGCACTTACAAATCCTTGGTTCCCCCCTCTTATACTGAAGGAGAAATTCCAATCAAACACGGGGTTGAAACTATACAGAATGGACCAACCTAGCGTAACAAGGATAGGAAGGAGCAATAAAGGTGCAGGTTCGTGTTGGAATTGGTTTCCTGATTgcaaagtgttattcctttctAGTAGTATTGGCCAAATGAAAACGCAAACTAATTGTATATGAATTGCTATTATTCTTATAAATACAAAGCCACAACGCCGAGGATCCATCACACACAGCTAGCTAGAAGAGGAGAAcagcaaaatattttctttgatTTCCTCATTGATTAGCAACTTTAGCCAGATGGAGGTGATTAATGCGACTTTAGTAGTTTGCGGTTGCTTAGTGTTTGGTGCTGTGGAGATCAAAAGACTACTCCGCAGTAAACCCGGGGAGAAACTACCTGATGATATCATGGACATTGTGCCCTGGAAGAAACTACCTGACGATGTCATAGAGATGATTGTGCCACACCTGAGTGTACGTGATCGTATACGATTAAGCAGTGTTTGCAAGCCTTGGAGCTCAGCTCCTATGCGCACCGACATCCCTAGTGCTCAACATCAGCTTCCCTGGTTAATATTCCCTCAATCTTGCCATAGCTACTTGAGCTTTTTCGACCTCTGTGAAGGTAAAGTTGGCAAGTTGGACCTGCCTGAACCAGTTCAAGGAGGGTGGTTTCAAGGATCGTCAAAAGGTTGGATGATTATGATCACGGAAAAGGATCTGGATTCTACAATGTTTCTTGTGAATCCAATTTCAGGAGCCCAGCACCAACTTCCACATTTGAGCACGACTCCATCTTTCCAGAGCTTTGTAGACACAACCACATGGAAACGCTATGGTGCTTCTGCTTTCTGCTATAGCGTTGTGTTATCTACCTCAGATATTAATTCAGATCAATTTATGGTTGCAGCGTAtcaagatgggtccacaatgatgaatgggcatctatgttgactgtgaatctccaactatcgtccgctactttgaacccttgacaggctatctctttaccgctagatttgcagattgtcactttgatgagacagtcttcccgtcattagggggagataagaacacaaatattcaacaggaacgacaggaattgtcgtggtatgTCCCAACTacgtctcatctcgatccccgtacctcacagtccgaacttgaagtgtgacaaataatcgagctccagaacgtagcagatactctgcctgatgcattttccgatgttgccaaagtgacgatatcacatatacctgcttcaaacgtgcctgcaaggatcgatgtcccgaATACTGGATATCACGCTACTCCTGTGACATCGGAAGATGGCGCTATTTCCCAgtatggcaatgatgtggcgtctatggccgcaggtcccgtaaggaagcgcggtagaccaattggttcgaagaatacttgccctagaaagagagcgaatgaggcacaagcaaatcctttgatcatcgatactcaaaatccgtcccatgagaatgttcctattatggttatgtccaagagacatcattgggagacgcctcaatgtcagaacctatccctgagaacgtagagatctttgtgaattacactagtgtacatgggacgtgggaaagaagctccgtcgtcattgatgatgtattcgcgtgttcagtggcgcgtgagattattgagaccaatgatatcgaaccacgctcggttgatgaatgccaacgtagagctgattagccaaaatggaaagatgcgatccaggaagaacttgattctctagtgaaaagaaaggtatttgtaccagttgtgccaataccgcccaacaccaaaccagttgttCACAAataggtattcgttagaaagcgtaatgagaaaaacgagattgtaaggtacaaagctcgccttgtggcgcaaggcttctcacaatgccctgaaattgactacgaggagacctattctctcgtaatggacgtaataacgttccgctaccttgtcagtttggtaatttccgaaaaactgaacatgcaacttatggatgtggttattgcgtatctatatgaggatctagatacataaatatacatgaaggtcccagatggacttcagttacccaaatcaagtggctctaaaccacggagcgcatttgcaattagaatgaaacgctcactatatggattgaaacaatccggacagaTCTGGTATaatcgtctaagtgactacttgattggtaagggatatgtcaacaatgaactatgcccatgtgtgttcataaaaatgataagttccggatttgcaatagtagcggtttatatcgatgacatgaatataattggcacccttaaagagctaagggaaaccgctgaacacttgaaatccgagtttgagattaaagatcttgggaaaacacggttttgcctcggtttggcaccgtagagatggtatcctgattcatcaatcagtttatacccaaaagatgcttaggcgtttcaacattgacaagattaagccttcaagcaccccaatggtcatctgtagtcttgatccaaagaaggatccattccgtccaaaagatgacgatgaagaagtactagaggcagaagtgtcatacctaagtgcaataggtgcattattgtacttagcgcaatgcacaagaccggacatctcattcgctatgaacttgctagctagatatagctctgcgccaacacgacgccattgtactggtgttaaagatatcttttgatacctaagtggtacgattaaTATagacttgttctatccctatagagagaagatggattcggacccatcaagtgccagggacgccaTAATGGTGGACTACGTCCCCTcttcccatcccaaaacgatataagtgttttggaaggttttactgatgttgggtacctctctgacccatacaaaggtcgctcccaaactggttatgttttcaacatgggaaagaccgcgatatcttggaggtttacaaagcagaccttagtcgctacctcttcaaatcatgcagagattatttctcttcacgaagcagtttgtgaatgtatatggcttcgatccatagttacgcatgttcgaaacaattgtggtctgaagtctaccacagatgagccaaccagcatctatgaggataatgctgcttgcattttacaaatgaagcaaggctacatcaaaggtgacaataccaagcatatatcgctcaaattcttctacaatcaacaacaacagaagctcatcaagatcaaagtgaaccaggttcgatctgaggacaatgtggcagacttgtttactgagtcattgcccaaatccacgttcgagaaacatgtggcaagaattagcttgcagaaattatctgaactcccatgatcgtagttaTCAGgaggagacgcagacatcagggggagatgtctacatgttcacttcgaaacgtgaagggtgtgttgtgctctttttccccttcgaccgaggttatttttgtcccactgggattttgttactcggcaaggtttttaacaaggcaacgagagaagcaccgcgtttgagcaacacaagggggagtgttctagtaaaaccctaatttgtgtttggcccaaattctaggttacttgacctagtggtaatagggtttaatttagaagaatatagagattatctttccttgtatgattcagactctatgctttgtaatcctctatataaagaggctccaatttcaatgagaatacacagcgattttctctcaattcctgtttctctaaaacatgtccaaataattaaatttaattttttttaccctttttaGATAGATGGTCTCGTTAGTTTTGATACCAAATCATTTTTTCCAATGATATCCGTAACTCGTGTTTATCttaaattttcttgttttattttatttttactatttATTATTTAGTGGCATTACGTTGGCAGTAAGTCTCTACCATTGTTTAGTAGGTTTACGTGGATTTTGTCTCTATCTGCGCACTcagttagggctgtcaatgggtcgtgtcgggtcaaggtatttgtcgtgtcacaagagacaaatccaaactcaacccatttaataatcgtgtcgaaaatttaaactcaaacctaACCTATTTactaaacgggttacccgtttccaacccgcttaacctatttaataaataggttgtgtcaTGTTGGatcaaatgactcatttaaggattAATATTGCGAcccataaactaaaaaaaaatgcataaattcattaaattcactaaaaaatccacaatatgaagaatataaataataatatataattcataaataattaaatcaaataatGATGAAGTAAAATGtttcaaattgtccaatcgtaggatcaaatactcccaacatcCAAAATACTTAGCATAATCGAGTCATATGGGTTCACTTTGTGTTGGCCGGTTGACATGTGGCCaacccgtttattaaatgggtcatggcgggttgacccgcagccgacccgctttttaatcgtgcgggtttcgagtcgtgtcgaaattgacagccctacacTCAGTGTACTTTGTTTAGCCTAGTAAGACGATGAGCCATTGTTAAATGGGAGTGACATTCTAGTGCCAGGATAAAATAAAGTGGCGCTAGATTTAATCTGATCAACAACATAGTAGAAAGCTGTGTTTATCACTTTATTGTCCTATGTTTGGCTTTGTGATAACATTATCTAATACCTAGTTCGTGTTGAGACTACATATATTATTACGGGAAGTTCCCTCGACGCTTATGAAATATGGGGTTTAGGGCTTGTTAAGACCACATATATTACTACAGAAGTTATCTCGACGCTTATTGGAACCTAGGGTTCAGACTTAATGTTCCTCCTTGAATTCTACCGTTTCATTAATAATGCTGCACCGTCCcttactttatttatttattttttattttttattttttattttttattttttattttttattttttattttttttaaagttacCACTCATATAATTGCTCCTCCACACCCAAGTTTATCACTGCAAGCGCTGTGTTCAACTTGCCCAAGCGGCTTTGTATTAACAGCTTGGTTTGCCTTCTGGCAATTCCACGCATAGTTAACAATGTGGGTCATGAGGTTGTTTAAAAATGGCAAAGATTGGTTCAGAATTGTTTTTCCACTCCGATACGAACCAGCATATGTATCGCGACAAAGTAAGAAATTGTATTAATCACAAGTTTAAcactttctttaaaaaaaaaatgcaattccTTACAGAATTGTAATTTTTATGTTTCGAGATTGAGTTAACCTTCTATTATACTTATGATTTATTAATCTGTACAAGAAAATTATTTTCATCAAAAGAGAGTAAAACGTGAAATTTGTCATTGACCCAAAAAACTATCTTTGTTTAATaacatgttttatttttctttttgttata belongs to Rosa chinensis cultivar Old Blush chromosome 4, RchiOBHm-V2, whole genome shotgun sequence and includes:
- the LOC112199964 gene encoding stem-specific protein TSJT1, encoding MLAVFDKSVAKSPEALQSPESGSVSALKDGFLAQHFGSVHPSSVTVNLGSSGLFAYSNDKQNPLLPRLFAVVDDIFCLFQGHIENVALLKQQYGLNKTANEVIIVIEAYRTLRDRGPYPADQVVRDIQGKFAFILYDTTSKVSFVAADVDGNVPFFWGTDSEGNLVIADDAEVVKKGCEKSFAPFPKGCFFTSSGGLRSFEHPHNELKAVPRVDSSGQVCGATFKVDAEARKESSGMPRVGSAANWSSDY
- the LOC121052951 gene encoding F-box/kelch-repeat protein At1g57790-like; translation: MEVINATLVVCGCLVFGAVEIKRLLRSKPGEKLPDDIMDIVPWKKLPDDVIEMIVPHLSVRDRIRLSSVCKPWSSAPMRTDIPSAQHQLPWLIFPQSCHSYLSFFDLCEGKVGKLDLPEPVQGGWFQGSSKGWMIMITEKDLDSTMFLVNPISGAQHQLPHLSTTPSFQSFVDTTTWKRYGASAFCYSVVLSTSDINSDQFMVAAYQDGSTMMNGHLC